From the genome of Gracilimonas sp., one region includes:
- a CDS encoding FAD-dependent oxidoreductase produces MKIAVIGAGISGLTAGRELANAGHEVVVYEKSGGYGGRLATRYAGNKNTQKLDHGVSFFTAEAPEFKKLISELAGKEIITTWEGKFANRNSNGKITFRENESPYYYAPKGMNTIGKYLGRNLDIRLNEKVGGLTHIGENRRKKKSWMLNFPTALTESADAVIISAPARQAYALLNTTIDEIETLKLVREIDEVEYESQFALLAGFENADMPEWNALDCDDDIIEFISNENTKRTEGSVKTLVVHTTSEFAKQHIHSNREAVEELITERLTEVLGGWAALADWKQLHFWRYSRAINPLPHDFMEIKGNDTPLALVGAYMNGNTVESAYLSGLKLGKHWVKQYAD; encoded by the coding sequence ATGAAGATTGCGGTTATAGGAGCGGGAATCTCGGGATTAACAGCCGGACGAGAATTAGCAAATGCCGGGCATGAAGTAGTAGTGTACGAGAAAAGTGGTGGCTACGGAGGAAGGCTGGCGACACGATATGCGGGTAATAAAAATACCCAAAAGCTTGATCATGGCGTTTCGTTCTTTACAGCAGAAGCTCCTGAGTTCAAAAAACTAATCAGCGAACTTGCGGGTAAAGAGATTATTACAACCTGGGAAGGCAAGTTTGCTAATCGAAACTCGAATGGTAAAATCACTTTTAGAGAAAATGAATCACCATACTACTACGCTCCAAAAGGGATGAATACCATTGGAAAATATCTGGGTCGAAATTTAGATATACGTCTCAATGAAAAAGTGGGCGGCCTGACTCATATCGGTGAAAATCGGCGCAAAAAGAAAAGTTGGATGCTAAACTTTCCAACAGCTCTCACAGAGAGTGCTGATGCCGTTATCATATCAGCTCCTGCACGCCAGGCTTATGCTTTGCTGAATACAACCATAGACGAAATTGAGACATTGAAGCTGGTACGTGAAATCGATGAAGTGGAATATGAATCGCAATTTGCGTTATTGGCCGGCTTTGAAAATGCAGATATGCCGGAATGGAATGCTCTGGATTGTGATGATGATATTATTGAGTTCATCTCCAATGAAAATACAAAGAGGACAGAAGGTAGTGTGAAAACGTTGGTGGTTCACACGACTTCAGAATTTGCGAAACAACATATTCACAGCAATCGGGAAGCTGTTGAAGAATTAATTACAGAACGCCTGACCGAAGTTTTAGGCGGGTGGGCTGCACTTGCTGATTGGAAACAACTACATTTCTGGAGATACAGCCGGGCAATAAATCCACTTCCACATGATTTTATGGAAATAAAAGGAAACGACACACCATTAGCTTTGGTTGGTGCTTATATGAATGGTAACACCGTTGAATCGGCATACCTTTCAGGATTGAAGCTCGGAAAACACTGGGTTAAACAATACGCTGACTAA
- the rnz gene encoding ribonuclease Z, whose amino-acid sequence MIVVPLGVASATPTAVRHLPSVALWREGSVFLFDCGENAQMRMLQAGIKRSKIEAIFISHFDVDHFSGLLGLLATLQLQRRDKPLTIVGPKGIKEYVEWNLKFSEIDPVYEINFHEIEEDIEVDRVFDADEYYVEARPLKHTKFCVGFRFQEKDRPGKVDAEKAEKMGISKDEQYKALKDGEDVTLDDGTVVKSHDIVGHPRPGDSFAYVTDTEYTPNAVKLAMNTNILYHEATFGKDLNDKASETGHSSTADAARVATEAQTKLLVIGHFSARYTNAHDLLQEARDGFYPAWLANELRPIFTDPTHERGIITPKVELNELNKKSGGSGGSKNYKGRKSSKGGGKKNFRSRKGGSSSRSKSSSRGNRSSSSNRSGSGSNYKRKTYGSSTYSANIKDKKDDSDSNSRRKITPRSSYDDFDRF is encoded by the coding sequence ATGATTGTAGTACCTTTAGGAGTAGCTTCGGCAACCCCAACAGCCGTCAGACACTTACCCTCAGTAGCTTTATGGAGAGAAGGAAGTGTATTCCTTTTCGATTGCGGTGAAAATGCTCAAATGCGCATGTTACAGGCAGGAATAAAGCGTTCGAAAATAGAAGCCATTTTTATTTCACATTTTGATGTTGATCACTTTTCAGGCTTGCTTGGCTTATTGGCAACCCTGCAACTTCAACGCCGGGATAAGCCCCTGACTATTGTTGGACCAAAAGGCATAAAAGAATATGTAGAATGGAATCTTAAATTCTCGGAAATCGATCCGGTTTATGAAATCAACTTTCATGAAATTGAGGAAGATATTGAAGTAGACCGCGTATTTGATGCTGACGAGTATTATGTGGAAGCTCGTCCATTAAAACATACAAAGTTTTGCGTCGGTTTCCGGTTCCAGGAAAAAGATCGTCCGGGCAAAGTTGATGCTGAAAAAGCGGAAAAAATGGGCATCTCAAAAGATGAGCAATACAAAGCTCTTAAAGATGGAGAAGATGTCACGCTTGATGACGGAACGGTTGTAAAGTCACACGATATCGTAGGACATCCCCGGCCGGGAGATAGTTTCGCATATGTTACCGATACCGAATATACTCCCAATGCGGTGAAGCTGGCAATGAACACCAACATTCTTTATCACGAGGCAACTTTTGGTAAGGACTTAAATGATAAAGCCAGTGAAACCGGCCATTCTTCAACAGCTGATGCAGCACGTGTGGCTACTGAGGCTCAAACTAAACTGCTTGTTATTGGGCATTTCTCAGCCCGGTATACCAATGCACACGACTTACTGCAAGAGGCGCGTGATGGATTTTATCCGGCATGGCTGGCAAATGAATTAAGACCTATTTTCACTGACCCAACACATGAGCGTGGTATCATAACTCCAAAAGTTGAGCTCAATGAGCTGAATAAAAAATCTGGAGGTAGTGGAGGAAGTAAAAACTACAAAGGACGAAAGAGCAGCAAGGGCGGAGGAAAGAAAAACTTCAGAAGCCGAAAAGGCGGAAGTTCCAGCCGCAGTAAAAGTAGTTCCCGCGGGAACCGAAGCAGCAGCTCAAATCGTTCTGGTAGTGGCAGTAATTATAAGCGCAAGACATATGGTAGCAGCACGTACAGCGCAAATATTAAAGATAAAAAAGATGACTCTGACTCAAACTCAAGGCGGAAGATCACTCCAAGATCTTCCTATGATGACTTTGACAGATTTTAA
- a CDS encoding DUF883 C-terminal domain-containing protein, with amino-acid sequence MAASKKNSKTKRDIEETIYDTTEALQNKAEETYDVLLDRLKYERDGLERELKHEYRNARRYVRAHPEQGLGIAFVAGLLIGALLTKGGK; translated from the coding sequence ATGGCTGCATCAAAGAAAAATTCAAAGACCAAAAGAGATATCGAAGAGACTATTTATGATACAACTGAGGCTCTTCAAAATAAAGCAGAAGAAACATACGATGTATTACTGGATCGTCTGAAGTATGAGCGGGACGGTCTGGAACGAGAACTTAAGCATGAGTATCGAAATGCCCGAAGATATGTGCGAGCGCACCCTGAACAGGGACTGGGTATTGCCTTTGTAGCCGGGCTATTGATTGGCGCGCTGCTTACTAAAGGCGGTAAATAA
- the prfB gene encoding peptide chain release factor 2 (programmed frameshift), translating to MAINTDHLNELYERVDALRGYLDYEKRKVRIIELTEQTQDPNFWNDPDKAQAVMKKLNHEKSLVEGWDNLNDLRESINVYLEFQEMGEDVEDDIKAEYKKLEKALEAMELKNMLSGPDDHRDAIVTFNPGAGGTESQDWGEMLYRMYTRWADKAGFKVSVVDYQDGDVAGLKSATIEVQGDNAYGFLKAESGVHRLVRVSPFDSNARRHTSFCSVFVAPLIDDTIEVNINESDVELQRFHSSGAGGQNVNKVETGVRLVWEGELSDGRIERVVAECQQERSQLQNREKAMVLLKSRIYELEKEIQEAEKAKLEGSKSKNEWGSQIRSYVFDDQRVKDHRTNYETSDVSGVMDGDLDEFIKAYLLQDAEV from the exons ATGGCAATAAATACAGATCACCTAAATGAACTCTACGAGCGAGTGGACGCGCTCAGGGGGTATCTT GACTACGAAAAAAGAAAAGTCCGAATAATAGAACTTACTGAACAAACCCAGGATCCAAACTTCTGGAACGACCCTGATAAAGCTCAGGCCGTTATGAAAAAGCTAAATCATGAAAAGAGTTTGGTTGAAGGCTGGGATAACCTGAATGATCTCCGGGAAAGCATCAATGTATACCTTGAGTTCCAGGAAATGGGTGAGGATGTTGAGGACGATATCAAAGCTGAGTACAAAAAGCTCGAAAAAGCCCTGGAGGCGATGGAGCTCAAAAATATGCTGAGCGGCCCCGATGACCACCGCGATGCGATTGTGACATTCAATCCTGGTGCCGGTGGAACTGAAAGTCAGGATTGGGGCGAAATGCTATACCGCATGTATACCCGCTGGGCTGATAAAGCAGGCTTCAAAGTTTCCGTGGTCGATTATCAGGATGGCGATGTTGCCGGACTTAAGAGTGCAACTATCGAGGTGCAGGGCGATAATGCCTATGGGTTTTTAAAAGCCGAAAGTGGTGTACACCGCCTTGTTCGTGTTTCTCCATTTGATAGCAATGCCCGCCGGCATACTTCCTTCTGCTCAGTTTTTGTAGCTCCCCTGATTGATGATACGATTGAAGTCAATATCAACGAAAGTGATGTTGAGCTGCAGCGTTTTCACTCAAGTGGTGCTGGTGGTCAGAATGTTAATAAGGTAGAAACAGGAGTTCGGTTAGTGTGGGAAGGGGAACTTTCTGACGGAAGAATCGAACGTGTGGTGGCTGAGTGTCAACAGGAGCGTTCTCAGCTTCAGAACCGTGAAAAAGCCATGGTACTGTTAAAGTCACGAATATATGAGCTTGAAAAAGAGATTCAGGAAGCAGAAAAGGCCAAGCTGGAAGGCTCTAAAAGCAAAAATGAATGGGGATCACAAATCCGCAGCTATGTTTTTGATGACCAACGCGTAAAAGATCACCGCACTAACTACGAAACCAGTGATGTAAGTGGGGTGA
- a CDS encoding ABC transporter ATP-binding protein: protein MILGALFLTASNAFLVWIPVLIRQTMDEVERMGEQGFDVPSSIIQTLFTTEASKLLATNSLILIGAVVMYGVLLFATRQTLIVTSRRVEFDIRNDIVEKLMKLPQRYFAENSSGETYVRATEDVGKVRDYYGPVIMYSINTITRAGFVLTMMFLVNPALTLWALIPLPLISIFAYWITGFIHTHSTIIQEQYSSLAGRAKETFSAIRLIKAYNRIDNEQKLFEVESENYRKKKLRLDMIESMFHPALNFLIGISLLIVIWKGGEMVIAGTITVGNIAEFLIYVAYLIWPVAALGYTTNRFQRSLASWNRIEELMNEPVEIKNSEEQIDQAVEGHIEFKNVGFKYPDTEEMVLQNISFDIKPGENIAIVGRTGSGKTSLVQLIPRLFDPTEGEIKLDGVNIKNWSLGRLREAIGFVPQETFLFSDTIGENIAFGVDNASESQIETAAEKAQVKENILDFEKKFKTMLGERGITLSGGQKQRTAIARALIKDPRILIFDDSLSAVDTKTEDAILRHLRQELSGRTTIMISHRISTIKDADKIYYIEEGQIVEKGTHEELLAKDGRYTAMYNKQILEQELAEI from the coding sequence ATGATACTGGGTGCCCTCTTTCTGACTGCATCAAATGCATTCCTTGTGTGGATTCCTGTGCTCATCCGGCAAACCATGGATGAGGTTGAAAGAATGGGAGAGCAGGGTTTTGATGTGCCTTCAAGTATCATCCAAACTCTCTTCACCACTGAAGCTTCAAAGCTTTTAGCCACGAATTCGCTAATCCTGATTGGAGCCGTGGTGATGTACGGAGTCCTCCTTTTTGCAACCCGGCAAACACTGATTGTCACTTCCAGAAGAGTAGAGTTCGATATCCGCAATGATATTGTTGAAAAGCTTATGAAGCTTCCCCAGCGCTATTTTGCAGAGAATTCTTCCGGAGAAACCTATGTACGTGCTACTGAAGATGTGGGGAAAGTTCGTGACTACTACGGACCGGTTATTATGTACAGTATCAACACCATTACAAGAGCTGGTTTTGTGTTAACCATGATGTTTTTAGTGAATCCAGCACTTACTCTATGGGCATTGATTCCACTTCCTCTAATCTCAATTTTTGCTTACTGGATTACCGGCTTTATCCACACTCATTCGACCATCATTCAGGAACAGTATTCTTCATTAGCGGGACGTGCGAAGGAGACCTTCTCTGCTATAAGACTTATTAAGGCATATAATCGCATAGACAACGAACAAAAGCTGTTTGAGGTAGAAAGTGAAAACTATCGCAAGAAAAAGCTTCGTCTGGACATGATCGAGTCTATGTTTCATCCGGCTTTAAACTTTCTGATTGGGATTTCATTGTTGATTGTAATTTGGAAGGGTGGAGAGATGGTTATAGCAGGAACCATCACCGTTGGTAACATCGCCGAATTTTTGATATATGTGGCCTATCTGATTTGGCCGGTTGCAGCTTTAGGATATACAACAAATCGTTTTCAGCGCTCTTTGGCATCATGGAACCGTATTGAAGAATTAATGAATGAGCCAGTTGAAATCAAAAACTCAGAAGAGCAAATAGATCAGGCGGTTGAAGGGCATATTGAGTTTAAAAATGTAGGATTTAAATATCCTGATACAGAAGAGATGGTGCTTCAGAATATCAGTTTTGACATCAAGCCCGGAGAAAATATTGCTATTGTTGGACGAACCGGTTCAGGAAAAACAAGTCTTGTCCAGCTCATACCCCGCCTTTTTGATCCAACAGAAGGAGAAATAAAGCTGGATGGTGTTAACATAAAAAACTGGTCGCTGGGTCGTTTAAGAGAAGCTATCGGTTTTGTTCCTCAGGAAACATTTTTATTTTCTGATACCATTGGAGAAAATATCGCCTTTGGGGTAGATAACGCATCAGAAAGCCAGATTGAAACTGCTGCAGAAAAAGCGCAGGTAAAAGAGAATATTTTGGATTTTGAGAAAAAATTTAAGACTATGCTTGGCGAGAGGGGTATCACATTGTCAGGTGGTCAAAAGCAAAGGACAGCGATAGCAAGAGCACTGATTAAAGACCCCAGAATTTTAATTTTTGATGATTCGCTGAGTGCAGTAGATACAAAAACAGAGGACGCAATTTTAAGACACCTCAGGCAAGAGTTAAGCGGACGTACAACCATCATGATTAGCCATCGGATTTCTACTATTAAAGATGCAGATAAAATCTATTACATTGAAGAAGGACAAATAGTAGAAAAAGGCACCCATGAAGAATTGTTGGCTAAAGATGGCAGGTATACCGCCATGTACAACAAGCAAATACTAGAACAAGAATTGGCAGAAATATAA
- a CDS encoding response regulator transcription factor, with product MIKVGIIEDNEYMREGWETFIDHERDLTVIGSFGSCEEAFESDAINKVDLVIMDIGLPGMTGIEGVKYMRENHPDVNIIMATVHDDDDHIFDALKAGAVGYLMKKVTPDEMVHAIRDAHEGGSPITPNIARKVIATFQKAADLEEELSEREIEILKELATGRSYAAIGKKIFLSVDGVRHHIRNIYQKLEVHSRSEAIAKGITRRIISPDPD from the coding sequence GTGATAAAAGTTGGAATTATTGAAGACAACGAATACATGAGAGAAGGGTGGGAAACCTTTATCGATCATGAAAGGGATTTAACCGTAATCGGAAGTTTTGGGTCCTGTGAAGAGGCCTTTGAGTCGGATGCAATAAACAAAGTGGATTTGGTAATCATGGATATTGGCCTGCCCGGGATGACAGGAATAGAGGGCGTAAAATACATGCGAGAAAATCATCCTGATGTGAATATTATCATGGCTACCGTACATGATGATGATGACCACATTTTTGATGCCCTGAAAGCAGGGGCGGTTGGGTACCTGATGAAAAAAGTTACACCCGATGAAATGGTGCATGCAATCCGTGATGCCCATGAAGGCGGGTCACCAATCACTCCAAACATTGCCCGCAAAGTAATTGCTACTTTCCAGAAAGCAGCCGACCTGGAAGAAGAACTATCCGAACGGGAAATTGAAATTCTTAAAGAACTGGCAACAGGTCGTTCTTATGCAGCTATTGGTAAAAAAATATTTTTATCGGTAGATGGAGTCCGGCATCACATCCGGAATATTTATCAAAAGCTGGAAGTACACTCTCGCTCCGAAGCAATTGCCAAAGGGATTACCCGGCGTATTATCAGCCCTGATCCGGATTAA
- a CDS encoding ABC transporter ATP-binding protein, with translation MSNKSNSEAVDTTLIRRLYFFLKPYRGYVLLAIGLTLSASYLGTIRPKLTQIAVDEYIATDDFEGLWWIITLLAGALLGEFILLVFNTYLTRWFGQNSLYSLRNTVFKKIQTLNVQFFDKNPIGRLITRTTSDIEALSELLSDGVVTIIGDMFRIIFILYFMFSMNWELTLVTLTVLPILFYATFWFKAKVRVTFLEVRDKIAQLNSFVQEHINGMDVVQLFNREEKQQEKFKKINAGHRDAYIETIFYFAIFWPIVEVTASLAMALIVWYGGARALMDGVTFGVLVAFIQYARQFFRPIQGLSEKFNTLQSALASSERIFSVLDTETKVKETDNPKQIENPQGKIEFENVWFKYNEDEEWILKDISFVAEPGDDIALVGATGAGKTTIINLLMRFYDIQEGSIKLDGVDIRDLTLHDLRSHFGLVLQDNALFSGSIFDNITLGHPGITKEQVIGAAHKVEAHRFIEKLPDTYDYVLQERGASLSMGQRQLICFVRALVYNPEILILDEATSSVDSETEALVTESSKLMMEGRTSIVVAHRLSTIQHADRILVMHKGEIRESGSHQELILQEKGIYKKLYELQYKDQLVTG, from the coding sequence TTGAGCAACAAATCAAACTCTGAAGCCGTCGATACCACTCTGATTCGGCGGCTTTATTTTTTTCTAAAACCCTATCGAGGGTATGTACTACTTGCAATAGGGCTTACACTTTCGGCTTCCTACCTGGGGACTATACGCCCTAAGCTTACCCAAATTGCCGTTGATGAATACATCGCTACGGATGATTTTGAAGGTTTATGGTGGATTATCACCTTACTGGCAGGGGCCTTGCTTGGTGAGTTTATATTATTGGTATTCAATACCTACCTGACCCGCTGGTTTGGCCAAAATTCTCTTTATTCCCTCCGTAATACGGTTTTCAAAAAGATCCAGACACTAAACGTTCAGTTCTTTGATAAAAATCCGATTGGGCGTTTAATCACCCGAACCACAAGTGATATCGAAGCCTTAAGTGAGCTTTTATCAGATGGGGTGGTTACGATAATCGGGGATATGTTCCGGATCATTTTTATTCTCTACTTTATGTTTAGTATGAATTGGGAGCTAACACTGGTTACCCTCACAGTTCTTCCCATTCTATTCTATGCCACTTTCTGGTTCAAGGCCAAGGTTCGCGTTACTTTTTTAGAAGTCCGGGACAAAATCGCTCAGCTGAATTCCTTTGTTCAGGAACACATTAACGGGATGGATGTGGTTCAGCTTTTCAACCGGGAGGAGAAGCAGCAAGAGAAGTTTAAGAAAATAAATGCAGGTCATCGTGACGCCTACATCGAAACTATTTTCTACTTTGCTATTTTTTGGCCCATTGTTGAAGTAACCGCCAGTTTGGCTATGGCACTGATTGTTTGGTATGGCGGTGCAAGAGCACTGATGGATGGCGTGACCTTTGGGGTGTTGGTTGCTTTTATTCAGTACGCCCGTCAGTTTTTCCGCCCTATTCAGGGATTGTCTGAAAAGTTTAATACGCTTCAATCGGCACTGGCTTCATCAGAACGGATATTCAGTGTGCTGGATACAGAAACTAAAGTAAAAGAGACGGATAACCCGAAGCAGATTGAAAACCCACAGGGCAAAATTGAATTTGAAAACGTTTGGTTTAAATACAACGAAGATGAAGAATGGATTCTCAAAGACATTTCATTTGTAGCTGAACCCGGAGATGATATTGCTCTTGTAGGAGCTACAGGGGCTGGAAAAACCACTATTATTAACCTTCTGATGAGGTTCTATGATATTCAGGAAGGCAGTATAAAACTGGATGGAGTCGATATCAGGGATTTGACACTCCATGATTTGCGGTCTCATTTTGGTCTGGTTTTACAAGACAATGCGCTATTTTCGGGATCCATTTTTGATAATATTACTTTGGGTCATCCTGGAATAACCAAAGAGCAAGTGATTGGAGCTGCGCATAAGGTAGAAGCCCATCGATTCATCGAAAAACTGCCCGATACGTATGATTATGTTCTTCAGGAAAGAGGAGCATCTTTGTCGATGGGGCAGCGGCAATTGATTTGCTTTGTTCGGGCACTCGTTTACAATCCTGAAATCCTGATATTGGATGAAGCGACTTCTAGTGTGGATTCCGAAACAGAAGCTTTGGTAACAGAGTCGAGCAAACTGATGATGGAAGGAAGAACCTCCATAGTTGTTGCTCATCGACTTTCAACCATCCAGCATGCTGACCGAATTTTAGTAATGCACAAAGGTGAAATCCGTGAGTCTGGCAGCCACCAGGAGCTTATTCTTCAAGAGAAGGGTATTTATAAAAAACTGTACGAACTTCAATACAAAGATCAGCTTGTAACAGGTTGA
- a CDS encoding acyclic terpene utilization AtuA family protein gives MKEFIRIASGQGFWGDLPNAPVNQAKKGPIDYLVMDYLAEVTMSIMQKQRMRNAEWGYARDFVNVVEQVLPEIKNDGIKVISNAGGVNPIACKDEILKVAKEKGYTGLKVAVVDGDDILSNIDELIADGHQLKNMDDGRPISEIKDDLLSANVYFGCQPIVTALEAGADVIITGRVTDTGLTLAPMIYEFGWKADDFDKMAVGTIAGHIIECGAQVSGGNFTDWEKVEDFIDIGFPIIEAYPNGDFYVTKHENTGGLVSEMTVKEQLLYEIGDPAEYITPDVIADFTSVKVEETEKNRVKVTGIKGRPDTPTYKVSASYNDGFKLSSTLVYSWPDALKKAVKGADILEKRAEALGLKFNEFNKEYIGYNGNSEAPVTDEALNTEFDEIQMRVSVSGKSKNDLNRFGMEIAPLILTGPSGVTGFAGGRPKASDVVAYWPALLDKKAVSPKVTIFEIE, from the coding sequence ATGAAAGAATTTATTCGAATCGCATCGGGACAAGGCTTTTGGGGTGACCTGCCAAACGCACCCGTGAATCAGGCTAAAAAAGGCCCCATTGATTATTTGGTGATGGATTACCTGGCTGAAGTAACCATGTCTATCATGCAAAAACAACGCATGAGAAATGCTGAATGGGGATACGCACGCGATTTTGTGAATGTGGTTGAGCAAGTGCTTCCGGAAATTAAAAATGACGGGATAAAAGTAATCAGCAATGCCGGCGGTGTAAACCCAATTGCTTGTAAAGATGAAATTCTGAAAGTGGCCAAAGAGAAAGGTTACACTGGTTTAAAAGTAGCCGTAGTTGATGGAGATGATATTCTCAGCAACATTGATGAACTGATCGCAGATGGTCATCAATTAAAGAATATGGATGATGGCCGGCCAATTTCAGAGATTAAGGATGACCTGCTAAGCGCCAATGTCTATTTCGGATGCCAGCCTATTGTAACAGCTCTTGAAGCCGGAGCCGATGTGATCATCACAGGACGTGTTACAGACACCGGTCTTACTTTGGCGCCAATGATTTATGAATTTGGGTGGAAAGCTGATGATTTTGACAAAATGGCCGTGGGCACTATTGCTGGTCATATCATCGAATGTGGAGCACAGGTATCAGGAGGAAATTTCACCGATTGGGAGAAAGTCGAAGATTTTATTGATATCGGTTTCCCCATTATTGAAGCCTATCCAAATGGTGACTTCTATGTGACCAAACACGAAAATACGGGTGGTTTGGTAAGTGAGATGACGGTTAAGGAGCAGCTGCTTTATGAGATCGGAGATCCGGCTGAATATATTACGCCGGATGTAATTGCTGATTTTACTTCTGTCAAAGTAGAAGAGACCGAAAAGAACCGGGTTAAAGTCACTGGAATTAAAGGACGGCCTGATACACCTACATATAAAGTTTCTGCCAGCTATAATGACGGCTTTAAGCTTTCATCAACTTTGGTATACAGTTGGCCGGATGCCCTGAAAAAAGCAGTAAAAGGTGCAGATATTTTAGAAAAAAGGGCAGAAGCACTTGGGTTGAAATTCAATGAGTTCAATAAAGAGTACATTGGCTATAACGGAAACTCAGAAGCCCCGGTAACGGATGAAGCTCTCAACACAGAATTTGATGAGATACAAATGCGGGTTTCTGTTTCAGGGAAAAGCAAAAATGATTTAAATCGCTTTGGGATGGAAATTGCACCCCTTATCTTAACAGGACCAAGTGGTGTAACTGGTTTTGCCGGTGGCCGCCCCAAAGCAAGTGACGTAGTGGCTTATTGGCCAGCTTTGCTGGATAAGAAAGCGGTGAGCCCTAAAGTCACCATATTTGAAATTGAATAA